A window of Micrococcus endophyticus contains these coding sequences:
- a CDS encoding RelA/SpoT family protein, with protein MSEHDPTHAPARVAAVRPRGRIARLTGRHATEYSPLLEPLMRTVRQRATKAELADLIRAFEVARAAHEGQMRRSGDPYITHPVAVATILAEIGVSGPTLLAALLHDTVEDTDYSLERLRADFGPEVALLVDGVTKLDKVTYGAAAQAETVRKMVIAMAQDVNVLLIKLADRLHNARTWRYVSPESSARKAQETLDIYAPLAHRLGMNTVKWELEDLSFAALKPKMYAEIVRLVGERNPEREKHIAALRTVIEDHLREHRIRAEVTGRPKHYYSIYQKMVMRGKDFDDIHDLTGIRVLVDSVRDCYAVLGVIHARWNPVPGRFKDYIAVPKLNMYRSLHTTVMGPGGRPVEIQIRTHEMHRQAEYGVAAHWRYKAQAAAESSSSSSGTPAWLRSVMDWQKDTRDPDEFLDSLRTQIGADEVYVFTPSGEIRSLPAGSTPVDFAYAIHTDVGHRTIGAKVNGKLVPLSTPLNHGDTVEAFTSRAEDAGPSRDWLGFVVSPRARSKIRHHFATQRRDEQAERGRESLTRQLRRAGLAVQSVLGGEELAQVASDMGYADLDGLLVALGDGHVSAQAVQERVSERLAPPPPARTEPQGELTVGEVDLAELVPAQARRTPARATNDAGVLVDGDGGVMAKLARCCNPLPPDAIDGFVTRGSGVSVHRLDCPNLATLLEQEPERRTPVGWAPSRDTVYLVEIQVEALDRKSLLSDVTRVLSENHVNILSASVNTTRDRVAMSRFVFEMGDPRFLGHVIAAVRRIDGVFDVHRT; from the coding sequence ATGAGCGAGCACGATCCGACCCACGCCCCGGCCCGCGTCGCGGCCGTCCGCCCCCGGGGCCGCATCGCGCGGCTGACCGGCCGGCACGCCACCGAGTACTCGCCCCTGCTGGAGCCGCTGATGCGCACGGTGCGCCAGCGGGCCACGAAGGCCGAGCTGGCGGACCTGATCCGGGCCTTCGAGGTCGCCCGCGCGGCCCACGAGGGCCAGATGCGGCGCTCGGGGGACCCGTACATCACCCACCCCGTGGCCGTCGCCACGATCCTCGCCGAGATCGGCGTCAGCGGTCCCACGCTCCTGGCGGCCCTGCTGCACGACACGGTGGAGGACACCGACTACTCGCTCGAGCGTCTGCGCGCCGACTTCGGCCCCGAGGTCGCCCTGCTCGTGGACGGCGTGACCAAGCTGGACAAGGTCACCTACGGCGCGGCCGCGCAGGCCGAGACCGTGCGCAAGATGGTCATCGCCATGGCCCAGGACGTCAACGTCCTGCTCATCAAGCTCGCGGACCGCCTGCACAACGCCCGCACCTGGCGGTACGTCTCCCCGGAGTCCAGCGCCCGCAAGGCGCAGGAGACCCTGGACATCTACGCGCCCCTGGCCCACCGGCTCGGCATGAACACGGTGAAGTGGGAGCTCGAGGACCTCTCCTTCGCGGCGCTCAAGCCCAAGATGTACGCGGAGATCGTCCGCCTGGTGGGGGAGCGCAACCCCGAGCGGGAGAAGCACATCGCGGCGCTGCGCACCGTGATCGAGGACCACCTGCGCGAGCACCGGATCCGCGCGGAGGTCACCGGCCGGCCGAAGCACTACTACTCGATCTACCAGAAGATGGTGATGCGGGGGAAGGACTTCGACGACATCCACGACCTCACCGGCATCCGGGTGCTCGTGGACTCGGTGCGGGACTGCTACGCCGTGCTGGGCGTCATCCACGCCCGCTGGAACCCGGTGCCCGGGCGGTTCAAGGACTACATCGCCGTCCCGAAGCTCAACATGTACCGCTCGCTGCACACCACGGTGATGGGCCCGGGCGGGCGCCCGGTGGAGATCCAGATCCGCACACACGAGATGCACCGCCAGGCGGAGTACGGCGTGGCCGCGCACTGGCGCTACAAGGCGCAGGCCGCGGCCGAGTCCTCCTCGTCCTCGTCCGGCACGCCCGCGTGGCTGCGCTCGGTGATGGACTGGCAGAAGGACACCCGCGACCCGGACGAGTTCCTGGACTCGCTGCGCACGCAGATCGGCGCGGACGAGGTGTACGTCTTCACGCCCTCGGGGGAGATCCGCTCGCTGCCGGCCGGCTCCACCCCCGTGGACTTCGCCTACGCGATCCACACGGACGTGGGCCACCGGACCATCGGCGCGAAGGTCAACGGCAAGCTCGTGCCGCTGTCCACGCCGCTGAACCACGGCGACACGGTGGAGGCCTTCACCTCGCGCGCCGAAGACGCCGGCCCGAGCCGCGACTGGCTCGGCTTCGTGGTCTCCCCGCGGGCCCGCTCCAAGATCCGCCACCACTTCGCCACCCAGCGCCGCGACGAGCAGGCCGAGCGGGGCCGCGAGTCCCTCACCCGCCAGCTGCGCAGGGCGGGCCTGGCCGTGCAGAGCGTGCTCGGCGGCGAGGAGCTGGCCCAGGTGGCCTCGGACATGGGCTACGCGGACCTCGACGGGCTGCTCGTGGCGCTCGGCGACGGGCACGTCTCGGCGCAGGCGGTGCAGGAGCGCGTCTCCGAGCGGCTGGCACCCCCGCCGCCGGCGCGCACGGAGCCCCAGGGCGAGCTGACGGTCGGCGAGGTGGACCTGGCCGAGCTGGTCCCGGCGCAGGCGCGCCGCACCCCGGCCCGGGCCACCAACGACGCGGGCGTCCTCGTGGACGGCGACGGCGGCGTCATGGCCAAGCTTGCCCGCTGCTGCAACCCGCTGCCGCCGGACGCCATCGACGGCTTCGTCACCCGCGGCTCGGGCGTCTCGGTGCACCGGCTCGACTGCCCGAACCTCGCCACGCTGCTCGAGCAGGAGCCCGAGCGGCGCACGCCGGTGGGCTGGGCGCCGTCGCGGGACACCGTGTACCTCGTGGAGATCCAGGTGGAGGCGCTGGACCGCAAGTCCCTGCTCTCGGACGTCACCCGAGTGCTGTCCGAGAACCACGTGAACATCCTCTCGGCCTCCGTGAACACCACGCGCGACCGCGTGGCCATGAGCCGGTTCGTGTTCGAGATGGGCGACCCCCGATTCCTAGGGCACGTGATCGCGGCGGTGCGCCGGATCGACGGCGTGTTCGACGTGCACCGCACCTGA
- a CDS encoding amino acid permease: MLQRRLTLTHAVVIGLGSMIGAGVFTAIGLAAALTGGHPGLLYAALALALLTALCNALSTAQLATVHPESGGAYVYGRRQLHPLAGFVAGWGFVTGKTASVAAMAATIGLYLFPDDAAPARLTGVAAVVVLTAVAMAGVTRTAQATMAILVPVAAVLALAIGAGLALGAPSEADAFAGVADSPVTGVLMGAGILFFAFAGYARVATMGEEVIDPRRSIPRAILIALGLTAGLYVLLTAALLAGLGPTGLALSPAPVRELLETTLGTAWGWAALAGAALAAAGAALNLLTGISRTALAMARESDLPRPLARVNARTGTPWVGQLTIAVAVILLLLTTDILTVVGFSSFGVLVYYAVANLAAATLRGGEDGRDPALPRPLRVPRAVNVLGLVLCAVLAATLPPMAVVAMLAVFLVGVGGRAFVLAGRGRPGRRGAVAP; encoded by the coding sequence GTGCTGCAGCGCCGCCTGACCCTGACCCACGCCGTCGTGATCGGCCTGGGCTCGATGATCGGCGCGGGCGTGTTCACCGCGATCGGCCTGGCCGCCGCCCTGACCGGCGGGCACCCCGGCCTGCTCTACGCCGCCCTCGCCCTGGCCCTGCTCACCGCCCTGTGCAATGCGCTGTCCACGGCGCAGCTGGCCACGGTCCACCCCGAGTCCGGCGGCGCCTACGTGTACGGGCGGCGGCAGCTGCACCCGCTCGCCGGCTTCGTGGCCGGCTGGGGCTTCGTCACCGGCAAGACGGCCTCGGTGGCCGCCATGGCGGCCACGATCGGCCTGTACCTGTTCCCCGACGACGCCGCGCCGGCCCGGCTCACCGGTGTGGCCGCCGTAGTGGTGCTCACGGCCGTGGCCATGGCGGGCGTGACCCGCACGGCGCAGGCCACGATGGCGATCCTCGTGCCGGTGGCGGCCGTGCTCGCGCTGGCGATCGGCGCCGGGCTGGCGCTGGGCGCGCCGTCCGAGGCGGACGCGTTCGCCGGCGTCGCGGACTCCCCCGTGACCGGGGTGCTGATGGGCGCGGGCATCCTGTTCTTCGCGTTCGCCGGCTACGCGCGCGTGGCCACGATGGGCGAGGAGGTCATCGACCCCCGCCGCAGCATCCCCCGGGCCATCCTGATCGCCCTCGGCCTCACCGCCGGCCTCTACGTGCTGCTGACGGCGGCGCTGCTCGCCGGGCTCGGCCCCACCGGCCTGGCCCTGTCACCCGCGCCCGTGCGCGAGCTGCTCGAGACCACCCTCGGGACCGCCTGGGGCTGGGCGGCCCTCGCCGGCGCCGCGCTGGCCGCCGCGGGCGCGGCGCTGAACCTGCTCACGGGGATCTCCCGCACCGCGCTGGCCATGGCCCGCGAGTCGGACCTGCCGCGTCCCCTGGCCCGGGTCAACGCGCGCACGGGCACCCCGTGGGTCGGCCAGCTCACGATCGCCGTGGCGGTGATCCTGCTGCTGCTCACCACGGACATCCTCACGGTGGTGGGGTTCAGCTCGTTCGGCGTGCTCGTCTACTACGCCGTGGCGAACCTGGCCGCGGCCACCCTGCGCGGCGGCGAGGACGGCCGGGATCCGGCGCTCCCCCGTCCCCTCCGCGTGCCGCGCGCGGTCAACGTGCTCGGCCTGGTGCTGTGCGCCGTCCTCGCGGCCACGCTGCCGCCGATGGCCGTGGTCGCCATGCTGGCCGTGTTCCTCGTGGGCGTGGGCGGGCGCGCGTTCGTGCTCGCCGGACGCGGACGGCCCGGCCGGCGTGGCGCCGTCGCCCCCTGA
- a CDS encoding DUF349 domain-containing protein — protein sequence MTNHMQPDDQQSPAPEVETSQDAAPETVPAEATPLPEVAPDASEHGEDAPAAETEGDAAPEAPESAQPEAAARDDQPAAEQAEQEQAEQEEQAATEPAAPEAAEAQDAQARPEAQAAKPAAPSPAAMKKASPGTVRPAAGTAKPAAVVAPTVPPTPLEEASKFARVSEDGHVTLLDGDEEHAVGQVPDASSEDALAYFVRKYDDVRAQMALFEQRIAAGAPSSELGKALGQMTSAVNERHMVGDMDALRTRLAALETLLGDYRGAEQEARQAAQAQQLATREAIVAEAEEFAATPAERMPWKTASTRMTALFEEWKAAQKAGPRLSKSVEDGLWKRFRGARTAFDKTRRAHFSQLDAKSAEAKQVKERLIARAEELSSSTDWGVTAGKYRDLMDEWKRAPRASRKEDDALWARFRAAQDVFFDARKAVNQEIDREYGANLKVKEQILADGKKLLPFKDVKAGRRALNELRGRWEDAGRVPRGDVRRMEEGFRSLEDALKQAENEHWRRTDPETKARTSSALTQLEETIAGLEADLAKAQASGDERAVKKAQEALDARLQWKQALEASASELS from the coding sequence GTGACCAACCACATGCAGCCCGACGACCAGCAGTCCCCCGCCCCCGAGGTCGAGACGTCCCAGGACGCCGCCCCGGAGACCGTGCCCGCCGAGGCGACGCCCCTCCCCGAGGTCGCGCCCGACGCCTCCGAGCACGGCGAGGACGCCCCCGCGGCCGAGACCGAGGGCGACGCCGCCCCCGAGGCGCCCGAGTCCGCTCAGCCCGAGGCCGCGGCCCGGGACGACCAGCCCGCCGCCGAGCAGGCCGAGCAGGAGCAGGCCGAGCAGGAGGAGCAGGCCGCGACCGAGCCGGCGGCCCCCGAGGCCGCCGAGGCGCAGGACGCCCAGGCTCGGCCGGAGGCCCAGGCCGCCAAGCCGGCCGCGCCGTCCCCGGCGGCCATGAAGAAGGCCTCCCCGGGCACCGTGCGCCCCGCCGCGGGCACCGCCAAGCCGGCCGCCGTCGTCGCGCCCACGGTCCCGCCCACCCCGCTGGAGGAGGCCTCGAAGTTCGCCCGCGTGAGCGAGGACGGCCACGTCACGCTGCTGGACGGCGACGAGGAGCACGCCGTCGGCCAGGTGCCGGACGCCAGCTCCGAGGACGCGCTGGCCTACTTCGTGCGCAAGTACGACGACGTCCGCGCCCAGATGGCCCTGTTCGAGCAGCGCATCGCCGCCGGCGCGCCCTCGAGCGAGCTCGGCAAGGCCCTCGGCCAGATGACCTCCGCCGTGAACGAGCGCCACATGGTCGGCGACATGGACGCCCTGCGCACCCGCCTGGCCGCCCTCGAGACCCTCCTGGGCGACTACCGCGGCGCCGAGCAGGAGGCCCGACAGGCCGCCCAGGCGCAGCAGCTGGCCACCCGCGAGGCCATCGTGGCCGAGGCCGAGGAGTTCGCCGCCACCCCGGCCGAGCGCATGCCGTGGAAGACCGCCTCCACCCGCATGACCGCCCTGTTCGAGGAGTGGAAGGCCGCCCAGAAGGCCGGCCCGCGCCTGTCCAAGTCCGTCGAGGACGGCCTGTGGAAGCGCTTCCGCGGCGCCCGCACCGCCTTCGACAAGACCCGCCGCGCCCACTTCTCCCAGCTCGACGCCAAGTCGGCCGAGGCCAAGCAGGTCAAGGAGCGCCTCATCGCCCGCGCCGAGGAGCTCTCCTCCTCGACCGACTGGGGCGTGACCGCCGGCAAGTACCGCGACCTCATGGACGAGTGGAAGCGCGCCCCGCGGGCGTCCCGCAAGGAGGACGACGCCCTCTGGGCCCGCTTCCGCGCCGCCCAGGACGTCTTCTTCGACGCCCGCAAGGCCGTGAACCAGGAGATCGACCGCGAGTACGGCGCCAACCTCAAGGTGAAGGAGCAGATCCTCGCCGACGGCAAGAAGCTGCTGCCGTTCAAGGACGTCAAGGCCGGCCGTCGCGCCCTCAACGAGCTGCGCGGCCGCTGGGAGGACGCCGGCCGTGTGCCGCGCGGGGACGTCCGCCGCATGGAGGAGGGCTTCCGCTCGCTCGAGGACGCCCTCAAGCAGGCGGAGAACGAGCACTGGCGTCGCACCGACCCCGAGACCAAGGCCCGCACCAGCTCGGCCCTGACCCAGCTCGAGGAGACCATCGCCGGCCTCGAGGCCGACCTGGCCAAGGCCCAGGCCTCGGGCGATGAGCGCGCGGTGAAGAAGGCCCAGGAGGCCCTCGACGCCCGCCTGCAGTGGAAGCAGGCCCTCGAGGCCTCCGCCTCCGAGCTCAGCTGA
- the hisS gene encoding histidine--tRNA ligase: protein MSRKASLSGFHEWLPAERLVEQHVLDTLRRTFELHGFAGIETRAVETLGQLLRKGEVDKEVYAVSRLAEDEEVAAGRREAKDPADPKRLALHFDLTVPFARYVVENAGHLAFPFRRYQMQKVWRGERPQEGRAREFTQADIDVVGDGELSPRHDADVALVMAEALGALPIGDFLIRVNNRKLAEGFYRGIGLTDAAGVLRSIDKLEKIGADEVARLLQEEVGASPEQARQALALAAIRTEDVSFVEQVRALGVSDPLLEEGLAELADVVETLHRRAPGRAVADLSIARGLDYYTGTVYETVLVGHEQLGSICSGGRYDALASKGNRVFPGVGLSIGVTRLVMRMLSQEMAQASRSVPTAVYVALTADEDWSEAQDVAALLRERGIPAEVAVSAEKFGKQIKYADRRGIPFVWFLGRDDAGARVHEVKDIRSGEQHPADPADWTPPAEDLLPQVTRTESTEG from the coding sequence ATGTCCCGCAAGGCCTCCCTGTCCGGTTTCCACGAGTGGCTGCCCGCCGAGCGCCTCGTGGAGCAGCACGTGCTCGACACGCTGCGACGGACGTTCGAGCTGCACGGGTTCGCGGGCATCGAGACGCGCGCCGTCGAGACCCTGGGCCAGCTGCTGCGCAAGGGCGAGGTGGACAAGGAGGTCTACGCGGTCTCCCGCCTGGCCGAGGACGAGGAGGTGGCCGCCGGCCGCCGTGAGGCCAAGGACCCCGCCGACCCCAAGCGGCTCGCCCTGCACTTCGACCTGACCGTGCCCTTCGCCCGCTACGTGGTGGAGAACGCCGGCCACCTGGCCTTCCCGTTCCGCCGCTACCAGATGCAGAAGGTCTGGCGCGGCGAGCGCCCGCAGGAGGGCCGCGCCCGCGAGTTCACGCAGGCGGACATCGACGTGGTCGGCGACGGCGAGCTCTCGCCCCGCCACGACGCCGACGTCGCGCTCGTGATGGCCGAGGCGCTCGGCGCCCTGCCGATCGGCGACTTCCTCATCCGCGTGAACAACCGCAAGCTCGCCGAGGGCTTCTACCGGGGCATTGGCCTGACCGACGCCGCCGGCGTCCTGCGCAGCATCGACAAGCTCGAGAAGATCGGCGCCGACGAGGTGGCCCGCCTGCTCCAGGAGGAGGTCGGCGCGAGCCCCGAGCAGGCCCGGCAGGCCCTGGCGCTCGCCGCGATCCGCACCGAGGACGTCTCCTTCGTCGAGCAGGTGCGCGCCCTCGGCGTCTCGGACCCGCTCCTGGAGGAGGGACTGGCCGAGCTGGCCGACGTCGTCGAGACCCTGCACCGCCGCGCCCCCGGGCGCGCCGTGGCGGACCTGTCCATCGCCCGCGGCCTCGACTACTACACCGGCACCGTCTACGAGACCGTGCTGGTGGGCCACGAGCAGCTCGGCTCCATCTGCTCCGGCGGCCGCTACGACGCGCTGGCGTCCAAGGGCAACCGCGTGTTCCCGGGCGTGGGCCTGTCCATCGGCGTGACCCGCCTCGTGATGCGCATGCTCTCCCAGGAGATGGCGCAGGCGTCCCGGTCCGTGCCGACGGCGGTGTACGTGGCCCTCACCGCGGACGAGGACTGGTCCGAGGCCCAGGACGTCGCGGCGCTGCTGCGCGAGCGCGGCATCCCCGCCGAGGTGGCGGTGTCCGCGGAGAAGTTCGGCAAGCAGATCAAGTACGCGGACCGCCGGGGCATCCCGTTCGTTTGGTTCCTGGGCCGTGACGACGCCGGCGCGCGCGTCCACGAGGTCAAGGACATCCGCTCGGGCGAGCAGCACCCGGCGGACCCCGCCGACTGGACCCCGCCGGCCGAGGACCTGCTGCCGCAGGTGACCCGCACGGAGTCCACTGAGGGTTGA
- the secF gene encoding protein translocase subunit SecF, which produces MNRFADWGNALYSGRVSYPFVQRWRLWFALAALLLVLAGGLTALRGGFNLGIEFRGGSEFTVSQTAATDIAAGERAVTDVLAGGHATVTNIAPGTVRVQTEQLDDAQTRQVAANLQDAYGVGQDQVTSTFVGPTWGAAVSQQALLGLVIFVVLVTLFMAFYFRTWKMSLAAVIGMLYVVALTAGIYGATGFEITPSAIIGFLTILSYALYDTVVVFDKIRENTIGQEEDPERTFEQNVNLAVNQTLVRSITTSIVGILPVGSILFIGAGLLGAGTLRDIALAIFVGIIVGTLSTLFIQAPLYALLRRGDEDVRDHDARAAARAARENRGDTVTDPDVAPWEDGARL; this is translated from the coding sequence GTGAACCGCTTCGCCGACTGGGGCAACGCCCTCTACTCGGGACGGGTCTCCTACCCGTTCGTCCAGCGCTGGCGGCTGTGGTTCGCCCTCGCGGCCCTGCTGCTCGTCCTCGCCGGCGGCCTGACCGCCCTGCGCGGCGGCTTCAACCTCGGCATCGAGTTCCGCGGCGGCTCGGAGTTCACGGTCTCGCAGACCGCCGCCACGGACATCGCCGCCGGCGAGCGGGCCGTGACCGACGTGCTGGCCGGCGGCCATGCGACCGTCACGAACATCGCCCCGGGCACCGTGCGCGTGCAGACCGAGCAGCTCGACGACGCGCAGACCCGTCAGGTGGCCGCCAACCTGCAGGACGCCTACGGCGTCGGCCAGGACCAGGTGACGTCCACGTTCGTGGGCCCGACGTGGGGCGCGGCTGTGTCCCAGCAGGCGCTGCTGGGCCTGGTGATCTTCGTGGTGCTGGTGACGCTGTTCATGGCGTTCTACTTCCGCACCTGGAAGATGTCGCTGGCCGCCGTGATCGGCATGCTCTACGTGGTGGCGCTGACCGCCGGCATCTACGGGGCCACCGGCTTCGAGATCACCCCGTCCGCGATCATCGGCTTCCTGACGATCCTGTCCTACGCGCTCTACGACACCGTGGTGGTGTTCGACAAGATCCGCGAGAACACGATCGGCCAGGAGGAGGACCCCGAGCGCACGTTCGAGCAGAACGTGAACCTGGCCGTGAACCAGACGCTGGTCCGCTCGATCACCACCTCGATCGTGGGCATCCTGCCGGTCGGCTCCATCCTGTTCATCGGCGCGGGCCTGCTGGGCGCGGGCACGCTGCGGGACATCGCGCTGGCGATCTTCGTGGGCATCATCGTGGGCACCCTGTCCACGCTGTTCATCCAGGCCCCGCTGTACGCGCTGCTGCGCCGCGGCGACGAGGACGTCCGCGACCACGACGCACGGGCCGCGGCCCGGGCCGCCCGCGAGAACCGCGGGGACACGGTCACGGACCCCGACGTCGCCCCCTGGGAGGACGGCGCCCGCCTCTGA